In one Culex quinquefasciatus strain JHB chromosome 2, VPISU_Cqui_1.0_pri_paternal, whole genome shotgun sequence genomic region, the following are encoded:
- the LOC6048648 gene encoding laminin subunit beta-1 → MIKSANHVVTNLTDIIDNNTATPEKIRELAEQIQQYTLQLQPDQIQTLAEQIDEAVSHLESIIRNTEHDLKQQDYAPSRIGLGREPRQSIKRANEDIQSVKIDLEEIDKETDDAYNRAIVAAGKVDELETRLNKLHVSNVQNQQDAEEIIKQAETVKESANNAHVLRLGISLQLKDTYKTAVATLTVRSNASESARERAQNLLNRASKNTVETTFQLKKFESGICEEEKLELQKLIERVPVCCVPSTRSSYIASGPSCRQVFNAVQNDRSAHVAEHVPVTPVARIDREEDRKKNFPWERLYDLEADKIELHKTYESNQKDLDSLESKIQGLTEQINTHLNKIQSDADRYRQCTT, encoded by the exons ATGATCAAGTCGGCTAACCACGTGGTGACCAACCTGACCGACATCATCGACAACAACACGGCCACGCCGGAGAAGATCCGCGAGCTTGCGGAGCAGATCCAGCAGTACACGCTACAGCTGCAGCCGGACCAGATCCAAACGCTGGCCGAGCAGATCGACGAGGCAGTGTCGCACCTGGAGTCGATTATCCGGAACACCGAGCACGATCTGAAGCAGCAGGATTACGCGCCAAGTAGGATAGGTTTGGGGAGG GAACCAAGACAGTCGATCAAGCGCGCCAACGAGGACATTCAGTCGGTTAAGATTGATCTTGAAGAG ATTGACAAGGAAACGGACGACGCGTACAACCGGGCCATCGTGGCCGCCGGCAAGGTGGACGAGCTGGAGACGCGCCTCAACAAGCTGCACGTGAGCAACGTGCAGAACCAGCAGGACGCCGAGGAGATCATCAAGCAGGCGGAAACGGTCAAGGAGTCGGCCAACAATGCGCATGTACTAAGACTCGGAATATCGTTACAGCTGAAGGATACGTACAAAACGGCGGTAGCGACGCTGACCGTAAGATCGAACGCGTCCGAGAGTGCACGCGAACGGGCCCAGAACCTGCTGAACCGTGCCTCCAAGAACACCGTTGAGACCACCTTTCAGCTTAAGAAATT TGAGTCTGGAATCTGCGAGGAGGAGAAACTCGAGCTGCAGAAGCTGATAGAGCGGGTCCCCGTCTGCTGCGTGCCATCTACAAGATCGTCCTACATCGCGAGTGGGCCCAGCTGCAGACAAGTGTTCAATGCTGTGCAAAATGATCGATCGGCGCATGTGGCAGAGCATGTCCCCGTTACGCCAGTTGCTAGGATAGATCGAGAAGAAGATAGGAAAAAAAACTTCCCGTGGGAGCGGCTGTACGATCTGGAAGCGGACAAGATTG AGCTGCACAAAACGTACGAGTCGAACCAAAAGGACCTGGACTCGCTCGAGAGCAAGATCCAGGGCCTGACAGAGCAGATCAACACGCACCTCAACAAGATCCAAAGTGACGCCGACCGGTACCGCCAGTGCACGACGTGA